A part of Thermococcus sp. SY098 genomic DNA contains:
- a CDS encoding PadR family transcriptional regulator: MIRRILLGFMGLHILHHASKEPITGTFMIEELKKHGYKVSPGTIYPLLHKMEVSGLLKSRWEVRDGRRIRLYEITPKGLEVLEEGKKKVKELCNEILGDCNG; encoded by the coding sequence ATGATACGCCGCATCTTGCTTGGCTTCATGGGACTGCACATACTGCATCACGCAAGCAAAGAGCCGATAACCGGGACGTTCATGATTGAAGAACTGAAAAAACATGGTTATAAGGTTAGTCCTGGGACGATATATCCGCTCTTGCATAAAATGGAGGTTTCTGGACTTTTAAAGAGCAGATGGGAAGTTAGGGATGGAAGGAGAATCCGGCTTTACGAGATAACTCCAAAAGGCCTGGAAGTCTTGGAAGAGGGAAAAAAGAAAGTTAAAGAGCTTTGCAACGAAATCTTAGGTGATTGCAATGGATAA